Genomic segment of Streptomyces longhuiensis:
ACACGCCGCCACCCACGAGGCCGCGAGCCGCCCGACCGTCCACGTGCGAGCCACCCCCACCGCAGGACAATGCTCAGCCCAAGGCCACCCGAGCAACGCCGGCCGCAAGGTGTGCCACACACGCCGCCACCCACGAGGCCGCGAGCCGCCCGACCGTCCACGTGCGAGCCACCCCCACCGCAGGACAATGCTCAGCCCAAGGCCACCCGAGCAACGCCGGCCGCAAGGTGTGCCACACACGCCGCCACCCACGAGGCCGCGAGCCGCCCGACCGTCCACGTGCGAGCCACCCCCACCGCAGGACAGTGCTCAGCCCCAGGTCACCCGAGGAAAGCCCACCCGGACCCGGCGCTGAGCATTGTCTTTACCCGGCGCGGCTACGGGGATATCTGGTCGATCTCGACCGGCCGACGAGCCGCCCCTTGAGTGAGTGACGTCAGGCGCGCAGCCCGGGATGGAACCGTGGGCGGGCCGGGGCGCTGCCCGGCCGCTCGAGCGGATCCGCGAACAGTTCCGGATGGCTTGCCCTGATCGTTCCGATGTCGTCGAAGACGCCCTGGAGGTGTCCGCGCAGCGCGTCCTCCGCGCGTGCCGCGTCCCGCCGTTCCAGCGCGTCGACCACCGCGGTGTGCTCGTCGACCAGCGTCTCGATCCGGTGCGGCAGCGGCAGGCTCAGCCGGCGGGCCCGGTCGAGGTGCGCCTTGGCGGTCGCCACCGTGCGCCACAGCGTGCGGTGACCGCTCGCCTCCATAAGGCGGCGGTGGAAGGCCTCGTCCTGCTCGAAGAACACGTCCGCGTCCCCCGCCTTCAGCGCGGCCCGCTGTGCGTCGAGGATGGCGCGCAGCGCCGTGATGTCCTGCGCGCCGGACTTCGTCACCGCCTCGCGCAGCGCCGCCAGTTCGAGCGCCTCCCGCATGAACTGGGCTTCCAGGACGGCGTCGACGCTGATCCGTGAGACGAACGTACCGAGCTTGGGGAAGACGTCGACCAGCGACTCCTCGCCCAGCAGGATCAGCGCCTCGCGCACCGGGGTGCGGCTGACGTCCAGCTCCGCGGCCAGCTCGTTCTCCGACAGGGGCGCGCCCGGCAGGAGCTCGAGGGAGGTGATGCGCGCCCGCAGCAGGGTGTGCACCCGAGCCCGGACGGACTCGCGCGGACGCGATGCCTCCGCTTCGCCCCGTCGCGTCTTTCTCGGTTCCCGCCGCTGAGCTGCCATGACGCTCACTTTCTCACCTCATCTGCGAGGTTACTTACATACAAGGCTTGTATGTAAGTGCGGACGGGGGTAGAAAATGACGCGGGGGTCAACGGACCCCCTGGCCACTCCCGTGTCCCTGTCCCCACTGTGGACACTGCTGTGCCCCGGTCTCGCGAACCGCTTCCGTCACGTCCGCACGTCCCCTCGACCGGAGGTCAACGATGACCACCCGCTCCGTCACCGAGAGCCAGGTGCCGGCTGCCCCGCCCGGCACCTCGCTCCCCGCCCGCCCGCGCGGCCGGGGGAAGAACGTCCGCTGGGGCATAGCCGTCCTGTGCTTCGGCGGGCTCGCGGTCAACTACCTGGACCGCTCCACGCTCAGCGTCGCGCTGCCGTCCATGTCGGACGACCTGCACATCGGTCCCGAGACGCAGGGCTTCATCCTCAGTGCCTTCTTCTTCACGTACGCGCTGTGCCAACTCCCCGCCGGGGCACTCCTGGACAAGTACGGCGTGAAACGGGTCTTCGCGATCGGTGCCATCTGGTGGTCGGTGGCCACCGTCGGGATGGGCCTGGTCCGCGGCGTCGGCTCGCTCGTCGGCGCCCGGATGCTGCTCGGCGCCGGTGAGGCCGCCGGATATCCCGCACCCGCGAAGGCCGTGTCCCGCTGGTTCCCCCGTCACGAACGAACTCTCGCCAACAGCGTCTGGGACAACGGCGCGCGCGTCGGCACCGCCATCGCCCTGCCGCTGGTGACGATGCTGGTCTCCGCGTTCCACTGGCGGGTCGCGTTCATCGCCTGCGGCCTGCTCGGCTTCCTGTGGATCATCGGCTGGTGGCGGCTCTACCACGAGCCCGCCGACCACCCGAAGCTGACCGCCGAGGAGCGCGCCTACATCGAGGCGGGCGGCGCTCACACCGACGAGACGGCCGCACAGGAGGCGGACGCGCCCAAGGTGCGCTGGCGGGATCTGTTCCGCTACCGGACGGTCTGGGGCATGATGCTCGGCTTCTTCTGCCTCAACTACGTCATCTACTTCTTCATCACCTGGTTCCCCAGCTACCTCGTCGACGAGCGCGGCTTCGACCTCCTCAAGCTCGGCTTCTTCGGCACGGTCCCGGGTCTGGTCGCCATCTTCGGGTCGCTGCTCGGCGGCTTCACCGCCGACCGGCTGCTCCGCAAGGGCTGGTCCACCACCAAGGTCCGCAAGACCTGCCTGGTCTCCGGCACGCTGTGCTCGTCCGTGATCGCGCTCACCGTCGTCGTACCGACCGCGTCCGGCGCTCTCGCCCTGCTCTCTCTCAGCTACGCCTCGCTGACCTTCTCGACCGCGTCCGTGGCGTCGCTGCCCGCCGACGTGGCGCCGACCGCCGGGCACGTCGCCTCGCTCGCCGGCATCCAGAACTTCGCCTCGAACGTGGCGGGGATCCTCGGCCCGATCGTCACCGGCTTCCTGCTGGCGTCCTCCGGGGGCTCGTACCTGGTGCCGCTCCTGGTGTCCGGCGCCCTGTCCGTCGTGGGCGCCCTCACCTACGCGTTCGTCATCAAGCGCGTCGAACCGCTGCCGGTGCGCTAGCCCGCCCCCGGTCCGCCCCATCCCCGTACGAAAGAGAGGGACACCCCGTGGCCCAGTCGGTCGAGTCGGCCCCGTCGGTCGAGCCCGTCGAGTCCACGCATCGCGCCGCCGTGCTGCACGGCCCCAAGGACGTGCGTGTCGAGGACCGCCCGGTGCCCGAGCCCGGGCCGGGCCAGGTCCTGGTCGCCGTCCGTGCCGTCGGACTGTGCGGGTCCGACCTGCACTACTACGCCCACGGCGAGAACGGCCCGAACGTCCTGCGGCAGCCGACCGTCCTCGGCCACGAGCCGGCCGGCGTGGTCGTCGGCCACGGCGCCGGTGCCGACGACCTGCCCCACGGCACGGCCGTGGCGATCGAACCGGCGCACCCGTGCGGCACGTGCGCGCTGTGCCGGGCCGGGCGCTACAACCTCTGCCCGAAGGGCACCTGTTTCGGTTCGCCGCCGACCGACGGCGCGCTCACCGAGTACGTCTGCGTGCCGCGGGACTTCGTGCATCCGCTGCCCGTGTCGACGGACGTCCGGCTCGGCGCGCTGATCGAGCCGCTCGCCGTCGCCGTGCACGCGGTGCGCCGCGCCGCGCTCGCCCCCGGTCAGCGTGTGCTGGTCACGGGGGCGGGGCCGATCGGTGTGCTGGTCGCGCAGGTCGCTGAGGCCGTCGGCGCCGGGTCGGTGACGGTGTCCGACGTGGCGGCCGAGCGGCGGGAGTTCGCGGCCCGGCTCGGCCTGCACACCGTGGACGCGGCCGGCCTCGCCCCCGATCCGGAGCGGGCCCACGCGCTCGCCCCGCCGGACGGCTACGACGCCGTGTTCGACTGTTCCGGCGTGGGGTCCGCACTGGTGTCGGGGATCCGAGCGCTGCGCCCCGGCGGCACCGCTGTGGTCGTCGGCAATCCGAGCCGGCCGCTGACCGAGCTGCCGTTGGCGTGGATGCAGCGTCAGGAGCTGTCCCTTGTGACGTCGTTCCGGTACGGGGCGGGGGACTTCGCGGCGGCGGCCGCGTTGGCGGCCCGTGTCCAGCTGGCCGAACTGGTCACCTCCGCCTTCCCGTTGGGGCGGGCGGCCGAGGCGCTCGAGGTAGCGCTGACCGACCCGTCGCAGATGAAGGTAATGGTCGAGCCGGCGCGGGAGGCCTGACCATGACCTCGCGCACCCAGCCACGCCTGTCGCGCACCGCCCTGCCCCGTCTGTCCCGTACCGCCCTGCCCGTGGCCGGTCTGAAGCTGCCCCCGCCCCTCCCCGAACCCGGCATCGTCCATCTGGGCCTGGGCAACTTCCACCGCGCGCACCAGGCCGTGTACACGGCCGACGCCCTGCGCCACAGCCCCGGCCCCTGGGGCATCACGGGTGTCTCGACGAGCGCGGGGCGAGGTCCGCGCCCGGTGCTGACCGGGATGGCGGAGCAGGGCCGGCTGTACACCGTCCTCACCCTGCGCCGCGACGCGGGCGTCGCCGCGACCGTGCCCGGGGTGCACCATCCGGGCCTCGTCGCCGACGGGCAGGGCACCGAGGTCGTCGCCGCGATCGGCAGCCCCACCACGCGCATCGTCTCCGTCACGGTGACCGAGAAGGGGTACACCTTCGGCGCCGACGGCCGCCTCGACCTCGACGACCCGCTGGTCCGCGCCGACCTCGCGGGAGGCACGCCCCGCACCACCCTCGGCCTGATCGTGCGCGGGCTCCAGCACCGGGCCCGCGCCGACGGGTCGCCGGTCACCGTCCTCAGCTGCGACAACCTCATGGACAACGGGCGCCGACTGCGCGCCCTCATCGACGAGTTCGTCGCCGCGCTGCCCGCCGCGGAACGCCCCGAGCTGCAGGCCTACGTCGCGACCTCGCTGACCGCACCGAACACCATGGTCGACCGGATCGCACCCGCGACCACCGACGAGCACCGTGATCTGGTCGCCCGCGCCTTCGGCGTCCGCGACTCGGTGCCGGTGCCCGCCGAGCCGTACCGGCTGTGGGTCATGCAGGACGACTTCCGCGCCGGACGCCCGGCGTGGGAGCACGCGGGCGCGCTGTTCACGGACGACGTCGCCCCGTACGAACTGATGAAGCTGCGGCTCCTCAACGGCGCCCACTCGCTCCTCGCCTACCTCGGCCTGCTGCGCGGACACCGCTGCATCGACCAGGCGGTGACGGACGAACTCCTGGGCGGTGCGGTGGAGTGCGCGATGCGGGAGGAGATCCTGCCGACGGTCCCGGAGCCCGCGGGAATGCCGGGCGAGGCCTACGTCACCGAACTCCTCGACCGGTTCGCCAATCCGGCGCTCGGCCACCGCACCGCGCAGGTCGGCTCCGACGGTTCCCTGAAGATCCCGGTCCGCTGGGCGGGGGTGCTCGCCGAAGCGCTGGCGGCGGGGCGCGTCCCACGCGTCCTCGCCCTCGGCCTCGCCGCGTACGTACGTGTCATCACGGCCGACGACGCGTACGACGAGCGCGCGCTCGGCACCGTCCACGACGGTGCCCGGTCACGCCTGGGCGAGCTCGCGGCCCGGGCGAGCGGCCCCGCCGACGCGGCCCGCCTCCTGCTCTCCGAGGGCGACCTCCTGCCGCCGGACGTCGCTCAGCACCCCGAACTCGGCTGTGCGGTCGGCGAGTTCGCGCACACGCTCGCCGTACACGGCATAGAGGCCGCGCTACGTTCCGCGCTCACCTGATCCAGGTGCCGGCCGCCCCACCCGCGCGCCGTCCGGCCCCTCCCCCTGTCCCGCGCCCCCATCGAGAAGAACGGCACCCATGGCCACCATCACCTCGGCCGAGGTCTTCGTCACCTGCCCCGGCCGCAACTACGTCACCCTGAAGATCACCACCTCGGACGGTGTCACCGGCATCGGAGACGCCACTCTCAACGGCCGCGAGCTGTCCGTCGCCTCCTACCTGCGCGACCACGTCTGCCCCACCCTGATCGGCAAGGACCCGGCCCGCATCGAGCAGGTGTGGCAGTACCTGTACAAAGGGGCGTACTGGCGGCGCGGCCCGGTCACCATGACGGCCATCGCCGCCGTCGACGTCGCCCTGTGGGACATCAAGGGCAAGGTCGCGGGCCTGCCCGTGTACCAGCTGCTCGGCGGCGCGGCCCGCGACGGCGTCACCGTCTACGGCCACGCCAGCGGCAACACGGTCCCCGAACTCCTCGACGACGTACAGCGTTTCCTCGACAAGGGCTTCCGCGCGGTGCGCGCACAGGCGGCGGTGCCCGGTCTGGAGCGGGTGTACGGCATGCGCAAGGGCGACGGCGACACCTACGAGCCGGCCGACGGGGCGCTGCCCACCGAGGAGGTCTGGGACACCGGCGCCTACTTGGACTTCGTGCCGACCTACATGTCCGCCGTCCGCGAGCGGTTCGGCTACGACTTCCACCTGCTGCACGACGTGCACCACCGGCTCACCCCCATCGAGGCGGGCCGCCTGGGCAGGTCCCTCGAGCCCTACCGCCTGTTCTGGATCGAGGACCCCACGCCGGCCGAGGACCAGGAGGCCTTCCGCCTCATCCGGCAGCACACCACGACACCGCTCGCCGTCGGCGAGATCTTCAACTCGATCTGGGACTGCCAGCACCTGATCACGAACCGCCTCATCGACTACATCCGCACGTCCGTCTCGCACGCGGGCGGCATCACGCACCTGCGCAAGATCTTCTCCCTCGCCGAGTTGTACGGGGTCCGCTCCGGCTCGCACGGCGCGGGCGACCTCTCCCCCGCGTCGCTCGCGGCCGCGCTCCATGTCGACCTGTCGATCCCGAACTTCGGCATGCAGGAGTACATGGCCCATCTCCCGGGCTACGAGGAGGTGTTCGAGACGTCCTGGACGTTCGAGGACGGCCTGATGCACCCCGGCGACCGCCCCGGCATCGGCGTCGAGTTCGACGAGAAGGCCGCCGAGCGCTTCCCGTACGAGCGCAAGTACCTGCCGGTGAACAGGCTGCGGGACGGATCCGTGCACGACTGGTGAGGCGAGCAGCCACGGCGGTTGTCCGCCGTGGCGCGGTCCACCGCCGGACGGCCGGGGGCTGCGCGGGCTGCTCCTGACCGGGGCAGGGCACTCCGGCAAGGGTGAGCGGCGGGAATTATTTGGACCCGGGAGAATCCAAATAATTCCCGGAAGTCCGCCCGTGCCGGTCCACGGCTCGGCCCGCGCCGCCCTCGACACCTCGGCGTCCTCGGCCAGTACCGCCAGGGCGATCCCCTGATGCTCGTCCCGCCCGGAATCCGCCGCGACCGCGTCGCACCCCTGCACCGAGAGGGCGGCCACGCGCACCCGGGTGCCGCCCGAACAACCCAGGGCCGCGACGACCAGCTCCTCGTCGGCGAGTTCACACACCACGCGCCACATCGCCCGCTGCACCGCGCGGGAAGTAAATGGATCCGAATGAACCCTATTGACATGTCCGCTGACGTGCCAATACCGTCGCGATCCATGGGTCCGGAGGGATCCATGGGCGAGGGCTGGATCCACCATGCGGCGGTCCGCCGTCGGCCATCTGCTCTTCCACGGTTTCCCTGCACAACACCGCCCGACCATCTCCGCCACCACCGCGCGGCCCGTCCGCGCTCGCAAAGGAACCGGTCATGAGCGCATCCGCGAGCACTCCCCCGACGCCACGACGGATCGGCACCGTCCCGGGCCCGTGGTCGGGGACGGGCCCGGGCGTGCTCGCCACCACGCTCGCGTCCGCCGCCATCGGCACCATGGCCACGTACTGGTTCGCCATCCCCCTCCGGTACACCGACCTCTCGGTCAGCCGCCAACTGGCGGGAGTCGTCGGCCGCGGCGGCGCCACCCCGGTGCTCGCCCAGTGGCTCGCCGGCCCCGCGGGCATCGACTGGACGCCCGTCGCCGTACTCCTGCTCGCCATGGCAGCGCTCAGCCTCGGCTGCGTGCTCAGCCGACGCAGATCGACGCGGCGCGACGGCGGCACCGACTCCCTCTTGTCCACTCCCTCGATGGTGGAGGCATGATGCACCGCACCCACGACCAGATCCTGACGGCCGGCCGAGCGGGCCTGGCCCACCTGGAGCGCAGCGCCCACTCGGCGGCCCGAGCAGCAGCCACCGCTCCCGCGCCGGTGTCACCGTACAAGGGGGCCTCGGAGCAACTCGGCGCACGGATCGACGCAGCCGTGAAGGAGGACGGTCCTGAACTCCTCGCCCTCAGCCACGCCCTCCACGAGGACCCCGAACCCGGCTTCGAGGAGCACCGGGCAGTCTCCCGGATCGTGGCTCTGCTCGGCGCGCGCGGCATCGAGGCGGAGGTCGGTGTCCACGGGCTGCCCACCGCGCTGCGGGCGCAGGTCGGCGACGGCACGGGCCCGACCGTCGCGGTCCTGGCCGAGTACGACGCCCTGCCAGGGATAGGGCACGGTTGCGGTCACAACATCATCTGCGCGGCCGGCGTCGGCGCGTTCCTGGCGCTGTCCCGCGTGGCCGAAGACATCGGCGTGACCGTACTGCTCCTCGGTACCCCCGCCGAGGAGAACGGCACCGGCAAGGAACTCATGGCACGCGCCGGGGCGTTCGACGGGGTCGACGCGGCGGTGATGGTGCACCCGCTGGCCGGCGCCGACCTCACCGACGCTCCGTTCCTCGGGCTGCGCGAGGTCGTGGTCGAGTACACCGGGCTCGCGGCTCACGCTTCCGCGTCCCCGTTCATGGGCGTCAACGCGCTGGACGCGGTGGTCGCCGCGTATCAGGGGGTCTCCGCACTGCGACAGCACATCCCGCCCACCGACCGGGTGCACGGGGTGATCACCGAGGGCGGTACCCGGCCCAATGTGGTGCCCGAGCACGCCGCCGCGCACTTCTACCTGCGCGCCGCGACGGTCGAGGCGCTCGGTGAGCTGTCGCAGCGCGTCCAGCGCATCTTCGAGGGCGCGGCCGCGATGACGGGCACGCGCGTCGCGGTCCGTTGGGACGACTGCCCGCCCTGTCTGCCCGTTCGCTCCAACGACGCGCTCGCGGCCCGCTTCGCACAGCACCTCCAGCGTCGTGGCCGGACCGCGCTCCCGGGCAGTGCGGCGCCCGACGCCGCGCAGGGCTCCACCGATCTCGGCAACGTCAGTGTCCGCGTTCCCGCGATCCATCCGATGCTCGCCATCGCCCCTGCCGGTGTGGCCCTGCACACCGTCGACTTCGCCGCTCTCGTCGCCGGCGAGGCGGCCGACCGCACCGTTCTCGACGCGGCCGCGACCCTCGCCCGCACGGCTGCGGACTTCGCCGCGGACGCGGAGTTGCGTGCCGCGGTGGCCGACGAGTTCGCGGCGGCCGGTGGCGCGCTCGGCGTGGAGAAGCTCCTCTCCACGCCGTCGACGTCTTCCTGAAAGATGGCCTACGCGCCGAGACGGACGCTCGGCGGGAGCCACGTCGGGCGGGACAGGCCGAAGCGCTCCTCGAGCATCGACTCGGCCTGGGTGAGCCCGCCGTAGACCCATCCCTGCCCGGTCGAATGG
This window contains:
- a CDS encoding GntR family transcriptional regulator; this encodes MAAQRREPRKTRRGEAEASRPRESVRARVHTLLRARITSLELLPGAPLSENELAAELDVSRTPVREALILLGEESLVDVFPKLGTFVSRISVDAVLEAQFMREALELAALREAVTKSGAQDITALRAILDAQRAALKAGDADVFFEQDEAFHRRLMEASGHRTLWRTVATAKAHLDRARRLSLPLPHRIETLVDEHTAVVDALERRDAARAEDALRGHLQGVFDDIGTIRASHPELFADPLERPGSAPARPRFHPGLRA
- a CDS encoding MFS transporter, whose product is MTTRSVTESQVPAAPPGTSLPARPRGRGKNVRWGIAVLCFGGLAVNYLDRSTLSVALPSMSDDLHIGPETQGFILSAFFFTYALCQLPAGALLDKYGVKRVFAIGAIWWSVATVGMGLVRGVGSLVGARMLLGAGEAAGYPAPAKAVSRWFPRHERTLANSVWDNGARVGTAIALPLVTMLVSAFHWRVAFIACGLLGFLWIIGWWRLYHEPADHPKLTAEERAYIEAGGAHTDETAAQEADAPKVRWRDLFRYRTVWGMMLGFFCLNYVIYFFITWFPSYLVDERGFDLLKLGFFGTVPGLVAIFGSLLGGFTADRLLRKGWSTTKVRKTCLVSGTLCSSVIALTVVVPTASGALALLSLSYASLTFSTASVASLPADVAPTAGHVASLAGIQNFASNVAGILGPIVTGFLLASSGGSYLVPLLVSGALSVVGALTYAFVIKRVEPLPVR
- a CDS encoding NAD(P)-dependent alcohol dehydrogenase, coding for MAQSVESAPSVEPVESTHRAAVLHGPKDVRVEDRPVPEPGPGQVLVAVRAVGLCGSDLHYYAHGENGPNVLRQPTVLGHEPAGVVVGHGAGADDLPHGTAVAIEPAHPCGTCALCRAGRYNLCPKGTCFGSPPTDGALTEYVCVPRDFVHPLPVSTDVRLGALIEPLAVAVHAVRRAALAPGQRVLVTGAGPIGVLVAQVAEAVGAGSVTVSDVAAERREFAARLGLHTVDAAGLAPDPERAHALAPPDGYDAVFDCSGVGSALVSGIRALRPGGTAVVVGNPSRPLTELPLAWMQRQELSLVTSFRYGAGDFAAAAALAARVQLAELVTSAFPLGRAAEALEVALTDPSQMKVMVEPAREA
- a CDS encoding mannitol dehydrogenase family protein — its product is MTSRTQPRLSRTALPRLSRTALPVAGLKLPPPLPEPGIVHLGLGNFHRAHQAVYTADALRHSPGPWGITGVSTSAGRGPRPVLTGMAEQGRLYTVLTLRRDAGVAATVPGVHHPGLVADGQGTEVVAAIGSPTTRIVSVTVTEKGYTFGADGRLDLDDPLVRADLAGGTPRTTLGLIVRGLQHRARADGSPVTVLSCDNLMDNGRRLRALIDEFVAALPAAERPELQAYVATSLTAPNTMVDRIAPATTDEHRDLVARAFGVRDSVPVPAEPYRLWVMQDDFRAGRPAWEHAGALFTDDVAPYELMKLRLLNGAHSLLAYLGLLRGHRCIDQAVTDELLGGAVECAMREEILPTVPEPAGMPGEAYVTELLDRFANPALGHRTAQVGSDGSLKIPVRWAGVLAEALAAGRVPRVLALGLAAYVRVITADDAYDERALGTVHDGARSRLGELAARASGPADAARLLLSEGDLLPPDVAQHPELGCAVGEFAHTLAVHGIEAALRSALT
- the manD gene encoding D-mannonate dehydratase ManD; translation: MATITSAEVFVTCPGRNYVTLKITTSDGVTGIGDATLNGRELSVASYLRDHVCPTLIGKDPARIEQVWQYLYKGAYWRRGPVTMTAIAAVDVALWDIKGKVAGLPVYQLLGGAARDGVTVYGHASGNTVPELLDDVQRFLDKGFRAVRAQAAVPGLERVYGMRKGDGDTYEPADGALPTEEVWDTGAYLDFVPTYMSAVRERFGYDFHLLHDVHHRLTPIEAGRLGRSLEPYRLFWIEDPTPAEDQEAFRLIRQHTTTPLAVGEIFNSIWDCQHLITNRLIDYIRTSVSHAGGITHLRKIFSLAELYGVRSGSHGAGDLSPASLAAALHVDLSIPNFGMQEYMAHLPGYEEVFETSWTFEDGLMHPGDRPGIGVEFDEKAAERFPYERKYLPVNRLRDGSVHDW
- a CDS encoding M20 family metallopeptidase, with product MMHRTHDQILTAGRAGLAHLERSAHSAARAAATAPAPVSPYKGASEQLGARIDAAVKEDGPELLALSHALHEDPEPGFEEHRAVSRIVALLGARGIEAEVGVHGLPTALRAQVGDGTGPTVAVLAEYDALPGIGHGCGHNIICAAGVGAFLALSRVAEDIGVTVLLLGTPAEENGTGKELMARAGAFDGVDAAVMVHPLAGADLTDAPFLGLREVVVEYTGLAAHASASPFMGVNALDAVVAAYQGVSALRQHIPPTDRVHGVITEGGTRPNVVPEHAAAHFYLRAATVEALGELSQRVQRIFEGAAAMTGTRVAVRWDDCPPCLPVRSNDALAARFAQHLQRRGRTALPGSAAPDAAQGSTDLGNVSVRVPAIHPMLAIAPAGVALHTVDFAALVAGEAADRTVLDAAATLARTAADFAADAELRAAVADEFAAAGGALGVEKLLSTPSTSS